The sequence below is a genomic window from bacterium.
AGTTACAATAGTTTTTTATTGACAATCTGGCAAGGATAAAGTATAATAATAAAACAATGCTTAAAGTAGATAAAAAAACAGATAAATCTGAAGAAGAAATAAACACTATCCAAATAGTGAGTTTTTTAATAGATAATGCTCTGTATGGAATGGATATTAGTAATGTTCGAGAAATTATAAAGGTTGGTAAAATTACTTATGTGCCGGGCAGCGCTGAATACATCACAGGCGTTATGAATCTCCGCGGAATGGTCATCGCTGTTGTTGATACGGGTAATTTACTTGGATTCTCTAAAATTGTCTTTTCTGACCAGACACGAATTATCATTACAGAAATACAAAATCAAACTCTAGTTGGATTTCTGGTGGATGAAATTATTAATATTGTCAATGTGTCACCAGATAAAATTGAACCTCCACCTGCTACTCTCGAAAAAACCAGGGCTAAATATATCAAAGGTGAAGTTCAAATGGACGGTGAATTAATGGCAATATTAGATCTGGCAGAGATATAAATCGTAACCGTTCAGGTGGTAATTCACCGCACAGACGCAGAGGAACAGAGAAGACATGGAAATAAATCAGATAACAGAAAAGATTATTGAGGTAATCTTTGTAATACATAGGACATCAAAACCAAATTTGTTAATCAATCATGATATGTCGGTCCTCAAAAGCTTGCACTGATGAAAATCCGTGATGGAATTCTGCGTCTGGTAAATAGTTTTTAATTTTTTCTCTGCGTCTCTGTGTCTCTGCGGTGAACGGTTACTATAAATCCAGGTGATTTTATGGAAATCGAATTAGCCCTTTTTAGATTACAAAATCAACAATTTGGTATTGAAGTTAAATCCATAAATAGAATTCTTACCTCATCTTTAAAT
It includes:
- a CDS encoding chemotaxis protein CheW, producing the protein MLKVDKKTDKSEEEINTIQIVSFLIDNALYGMDISNVREIIKVGKITYVPGSAEYITGVMNLRGMVIAVVDTGNLLGFSKIVFSDQTRIIITEIQNQTLVGFLVDEIINIVNVSPDKIEPPPATLEKTRAKYIKGEVQMDGELMAILDLAEI